The Edaphobacter sp. 12200R-103 genome contains a region encoding:
- a CDS encoding phage portal protein, with protein sequence MGVREAVKDVWQRVAGVDAAAQQDPATGERKTKTLPAILTPYRGARLGQDALPKPTPANLRRFAETPVVRRAINVVKDKVASMDWQVRVRRGYNPADVENAAERLAVLRRCLEEPNAADSFRVLWEQVIEDLLVGGFGAVEMEATGDPQQPFRLWAVDGATIQVNSQWDGQADKPRYAQATGRLGEQSQIALRDDELMYVRLNPRTHTPFGLGRLEVAFETVNQFVSAQRYAGRLASNSVVQYALWLNEATPEQHDRLIRWWQDEIEGTGRVPVLSSEKKPEVLRFAGGTDADLRLQWQELLIRMIANAFELPPMLLGVAGDVNRSTAGELADEAFQSAVVPVAKLIAEHITRDLFAKKLGWREFEFCFNELEGRDEASEAAIQKTLLEAGVLTVDEVRAMRGLPPLAQKEALS encoded by the coding sequence ATGGGAGTTCGAGAAGCAGTGAAGGACGTCTGGCAGAGAGTAGCGGGCGTGGACGCGGCGGCGCAGCAGGACCCTGCAACGGGCGAGCGAAAGACGAAGACGCTACCTGCGATCCTGACGCCGTATCGTGGAGCGCGGCTTGGGCAGGATGCTCTGCCGAAGCCGACGCCGGCCAACCTGCGCCGGTTTGCCGAGACCCCGGTGGTGCGCCGCGCCATCAACGTCGTGAAGGACAAGGTGGCCAGCATGGACTGGCAGGTGCGCGTTCGTCGCGGCTACAACCCGGCCGACGTAGAGAACGCGGCGGAGCGGCTGGCGGTGTTGCGGCGCTGTCTCGAAGAGCCAAACGCGGCAGATAGCTTCCGCGTGTTGTGGGAGCAGGTGATCGAAGACCTGCTGGTGGGCGGCTTCGGCGCGGTGGAGATGGAGGCGACCGGCGATCCGCAGCAGCCGTTCCGGTTGTGGGCCGTGGACGGTGCGACCATCCAGGTCAATAGCCAGTGGGATGGTCAGGCCGATAAGCCGCGTTACGCGCAGGCGACGGGCCGGCTGGGCGAGCAATCGCAGATTGCCTTACGCGACGACGAGCTGATGTATGTGCGGCTGAATCCACGGACGCATACGCCGTTCGGCCTGGGGCGACTGGAGGTGGCTTTCGAGACGGTCAACCAGTTTGTGAGCGCGCAGCGCTATGCGGGTCGGCTGGCCTCGAACTCGGTGGTGCAGTATGCGCTGTGGCTGAACGAGGCGACGCCGGAGCAGCACGACCGCCTGATTCGCTGGTGGCAGGACGAGATTGAAGGCACGGGGCGCGTACCAGTGCTGAGCAGCGAGAAGAAACCCGAAGTGCTGCGCTTTGCCGGTGGTACGGATGCCGACCTGCGGCTGCAGTGGCAGGAGCTGCTGATCCGCATGATCGCCAACGCTTTTGAGCTTCCGCCGATGCTGCTGGGCGTGGCTGGCGATGTCAACCGCTCGACCGCCGGGGAGCTGGCGGATGAGGCCTTCCAGAGCGCGGTGGTTCCGGTGGCCAAGCTGATTGCGGAGCACATCACGCGCGACCTGTTTGCCAAGAAGCTGGGCTGGCGCGAGTTCGAGTTCTGCTTCAACGAGCTGGAAGGCCGAGACGAGGCCAGCGAGGCCGCGATCCAGAAGACTTTGCTCGAGGCTGGCGTGCTGACGGTCGATGAGGTGCGGGCAATGCGGGGACTTCCTCCGCTCGCCCAGAAGGAGGCGCTCTCGTGA
- a CDS encoding DUF3037 domain-containing protein has product MADRVPCEFFLIRYVPDVVKGEFTNIGVVLRPAGAEAADAVVRFTRDWSRVRCMDADADLGVLEALEGEIAERLRLGAADTKPVLTLLEDTLSNSVQISEPRASLAENMAAEMEQLLRMYVEPLRGKQERRKSGRAAIVSSMRNEFERAGVWGMMRKRIAASLYTRAGDPMKIDCGYRADAAGAAGSLIRMFQAVSLEGDVEAAKGFAYSAPQLREGVERVERARLELTAVVEPLRMSEDGADEAVERYRFGVEAMEREAIRVVTLSDLARVAETARLELRV; this is encoded by the coding sequence TTGGCGGATCGGGTTCCATGCGAGTTCTTTCTCATCCGGTATGTGCCGGATGTGGTGAAGGGCGAGTTCACCAACATCGGTGTGGTGCTGCGCCCGGCTGGCGCTGAGGCGGCGGATGCCGTGGTGCGGTTTACCCGCGACTGGAGCCGGGTTCGCTGCATGGACGCCGATGCCGACCTGGGGGTGCTGGAGGCGCTCGAGGGCGAGATCGCCGAGCGGCTGCGACTGGGCGCCGCCGACACGAAGCCGGTGCTGACGCTGCTCGAAGATACGCTGTCGAACTCGGTGCAGATCAGCGAGCCGCGGGCTTCGCTGGCGGAGAACATGGCTGCCGAGATGGAACAGCTGCTGCGCATGTACGTCGAGCCGCTGCGAGGGAAGCAGGAGCGCCGGAAGAGCGGAAGGGCCGCTATCGTGAGCAGCATGCGGAACGAGTTTGAGCGAGCGGGCGTGTGGGGGATGATGCGCAAGCGAATTGCGGCATCGTTATACACGCGTGCGGGCGATCCGATGAAGATTGATTGCGGCTACAGGGCCGACGCTGCGGGTGCAGCAGGCAGTCTGATCCGGATGTTCCAGGCGGTCTCGCTCGAAGGCGATGTGGAGGCCGCGAAGGGCTTTGCGTACTCCGCCCCGCAGCTGCGCGAAGGAGTGGAGCGGGTGGAGCGTGCGCGGCTGGAGCTGACGGCGGTTGTCGAGCCGCTGCGTATGAGTGAGGATGGGGCAGACGAGGCCGTGGAGCGGTATCGCTTTGGCGTAGAGGCGATGGAGCGCGAGGCGATCCGCGTGGTGACGTTGAGCGATCTGGCGCGTGTAGCCGAGACGGCGCGGCTGGAGCTGAGGGTTTGA
- a CDS encoding HipA domain-containing protein yields MAVLAVQAIRRMRGGAQSQLMLGADGKLWVVKFQNNPQHRRVLANEFIATRLAAAAGVTVPACDVVEVTEWLVKNTLDMTVELPRGVRERYSPGLQFGSQFVGGLMPGQVVDYLPDPQLDEVRNLREFAGMLVIDKWTGNCNGRQAVFERRPRERRYRATFIDQGFCFNAGEWNFPDSPLRGVYQRNRVYEMVTGWESFEPWLGRVETMSPGTLWSIAEQVPPEWYGGDMSELERLMEQLLQRRGRVRELIASFRDSNREPFPMWNKVTKVMVPRQFAEAGGAGKFVM; encoded by the coding sequence TTGGCGGTTCTGGCGGTACAGGCGATCAGGAGAATGCGTGGCGGAGCGCAGAGCCAGTTGATGCTGGGCGCGGACGGCAAGCTGTGGGTGGTGAAGTTCCAGAACAACCCGCAGCACCGCCGCGTTCTCGCCAACGAGTTTATCGCGACGCGCCTTGCCGCTGCCGCCGGGGTGACCGTACCGGCGTGCGATGTGGTCGAGGTGACCGAATGGCTGGTGAAGAACACGCTCGACATGACGGTCGAGCTTCCGCGCGGCGTGCGCGAGCGCTACAGTCCGGGGCTGCAGTTCGGCTCGCAGTTTGTCGGCGGTCTGATGCCGGGCCAGGTGGTGGACTACCTGCCGGATCCGCAGCTGGACGAGGTGCGCAACCTGCGGGAGTTTGCCGGGATGCTGGTGATCGACAAGTGGACGGGCAACTGCAACGGGCGGCAGGCGGTGTTCGAGCGAAGGCCGCGCGAGCGGAGGTATCGCGCCACGTTCATCGATCAGGGGTTCTGCTTCAATGCGGGCGAGTGGAACTTCCCGGACTCGCCGCTGCGAGGCGTCTATCAGCGCAACCGTGTCTATGAAATGGTGACGGGGTGGGAGAGCTTTGAGCCCTGGCTGGGGCGTGTGGAGACGATGTCGCCGGGCACGCTATGGAGCATCGCCGAGCAGGTTCCGCCGGAGTGGTATGGCGGCGATATGAGCGAGCTGGAACGCCTGATGGAGCAACTGCTCCAGAGGCGGGGTCGGGTGCGGGAGCTGATCGCGTCGTTTCGCGATTCGAACCGCGAGCCGTTCCCGATGTGGAACAAGGTTACGAAGGTTATGGTGCCGCGGCAGTTCGCAGAGGCCGGCGGTGCAGGAAAATTTGTGATGTAG
- a CDS encoding terminase, which yields MEWAVRAAGVGGSGRPFFSDLEKRRVEMIWDIEGLEELGRGIDGSPDGMVRAVRETLKVRDRDGKVRPLEANAVQRAFEERRKQWNIVLKARQMGVTTWVAARMFMKTITTRGVLTVQVAQTREAAEGIFRMVQRFWEQLPKEAREGPLRRSRANSGQMSFPELDSEFRILSAGDEGAGRGLSIQNLHLSEVSRWPGDAQETLAGLRAALSPSGELVIESTPNGAYGCFYSEWNHALENGTVQHFFPWWMEEAYVAAAVTDFTDEEQALIESKNLKPEQIGYRRMLETSYQALRSQEFAEDPVSCFRATGDCCFDVDAIEDRLAEVTPPVERRRGDCLHIWLPPVPGNRYLVAVDTAGGGAAGDYAAVQVIELRTGLQCAELRQRLNPLELAAAAVQLAHEYGRAKIAVERNNHGSAVLAYLDSIHRYTEVYQMDGQAGWLTTALNKPRIIAHMGALLVQSPQIFASARLLEECRTFINGANGRTGAAPGSHDDCLMAMAIAQAVREELLVRP from the coding sequence ATGGAGTGGGCGGTGCGGGCGGCTGGAGTTGGGGGCTCTGGCCGCCCATTTTTTAGCGACCTCGAGAAACGGCGGGTGGAGATGATATGGGATATCGAAGGTTTGGAGGAGCTGGGGCGCGGGATCGACGGCAGCCCGGACGGTATGGTCCGGGCGGTGCGGGAGACCCTGAAGGTTCGCGACCGCGACGGCAAGGTGCGACCGCTCGAAGCGAATGCAGTGCAGCGCGCCTTTGAAGAGCGGCGAAAGCAATGGAACATCGTCCTGAAGGCACGGCAGATGGGTGTAACGACCTGGGTGGCGGCGCGGATGTTCATGAAGACCATCACAACCAGAGGTGTCCTGACCGTACAGGTGGCCCAGACCCGCGAAGCCGCTGAAGGAATCTTCCGGATGGTGCAGCGCTTCTGGGAACAGCTTCCGAAGGAGGCGCGCGAAGGTCCGCTGCGGCGCAGCCGTGCCAACTCCGGGCAGATGAGTTTTCCCGAGCTGGACAGCGAGTTTCGCATTTTGAGTGCGGGCGACGAGGGCGCAGGGCGTGGCTTGTCGATCCAGAACCTGCACCTGAGCGAGGTGAGCCGCTGGCCGGGCGATGCGCAGGAGACGCTGGCTGGCCTGCGTGCGGCGCTGTCGCCTTCGGGCGAGCTGGTGATCGAGTCCACACCGAACGGAGCGTACGGCTGCTTCTACAGCGAGTGGAATCATGCGTTGGAGAACGGTACGGTGCAGCACTTCTTTCCGTGGTGGATGGAAGAGGCTTATGTAGCCGCTGCGGTTACAGATTTCACGGATGAAGAGCAAGCACTGATTGAGAGCAAGAATCTGAAGCCCGAGCAGATCGGCTATCGCCGGATGCTCGAGACGAGCTATCAGGCGCTGCGCTCGCAGGAGTTCGCCGAGGACCCGGTGAGCTGCTTCCGGGCGACGGGCGACTGCTGCTTCGATGTGGATGCGATTGAAGATCGGCTGGCGGAGGTCACGCCTCCAGTGGAGAGACGGCGCGGAGACTGCCTGCACATCTGGCTCCCTCCCGTGCCGGGCAATCGCTACCTGGTCGCCGTGGATACGGCAGGCGGCGGCGCAGCGGGAGACTATGCCGCTGTGCAGGTGATCGAGCTACGGACAGGGCTGCAGTGCGCGGAGCTGCGGCAGCGGCTGAATCCGCTGGAGCTTGCTGCTGCGGCAGTTCAACTTGCACACGAGTACGGGAGGGCGAAGATCGCGGTGGAGCGCAACAATCACGGATCTGCCGTGCTGGCGTATCTGGACAGTATTCATCGCTACACGGAGGTCTACCAGATGGATGGGCAGGCGGGCTGGCTGACGACGGCGCTGAACAAGCCGCGCATCATCGCGCACATGGGCGCGCTGCTGGTGCAGTCGCCGCAGATCTTCGCCAGTGCACGGCTGCTGGAAGAGTGCAGGACGTTCATCAACGGCGCGAATGGACGCACCGGAGCGGCTCCGGGCTCGCACGATGACTGCCTGATGGCGATGGCTATCGCGCAGGCGGTGCGCGAGGAGCTGCTGGTGCGACCGTAG
- a CDS encoding GDSL-type esterase/lipase family protein, whose translation MSFRRKGWMLAALLLALLWITALFPAAAIAQVVTTEVTDTVNRADGRAAGGSVLVSWPAFTTASGQAVASGSTSATLTSGGVLDLRLTPNAGATPIGTYYTAVYHLDDGSVSREYWVIPVSQTPVHISTIRSTILPTSVAMQTVSKSYVDTAIAAAVAGAPLDSSNPYVLRNGDTMTGPLTLAADPVTPSQAATKSYVDANVAGVTSGLSQKVTTFPAAGQTVAQPAGSQLSVNRVNGVQYASQFQTDRGGNGIANALAGPDCAAGCDLKAEQNYDSSEIYYPSQWSNGTHIEDHRGGQRRDSYLNPESVMARGDEAGQVISVTATRNTAEIHQVDQTRTPTSSGLEILHQALTGGSNHFPQNVDLSLPYFKTNYTALAVKGIYNTQGQHVLAPKETNCYGVGDCLIGSQFINAFGGFRDNADEGAHPFDLQIREDSRVFMGSCSSGCTTGSTSLQIAPTANNGTQGDGRYLIDTNPAKVLSAGVLTGAGAAGQNASAVFSGTSFPVSTFFQTATVIRSQADDIAPGNVAVAIATTGLPAGYSADTAAAPASSGVACVADPTAMVNGIEGFETAAYTLVDGTHIQLSLKRAHVAGATIAIGGLCGYGLEQKVDTSSGIRQVFPVIGSYSATGLYYAGGATPFVGVMGQTSAFANVSLTITSAVRSGSTVTLTTAGNLPVDVNGLTMTVAGATDSSYNGSFVVSSTAPNKVTYTQSGPDSSTTGGTLSLLTGTYALYPMAEVLSVMNPSTKTVDGQMTLAANTVAWEPNDSVEQPHYYQEKVGGDLEAISQYVPRPGVYAQAGMQYEGNNGPGLRGWMINNATPPASYYGNGGTHSLPDAALVMAGPWKRTMVADAGEQSVFTIHCNLHGCNRWNSAYNLFELSSSASVDTMSFNPSTSGVALNLRGTSYSFTPQGFTAGTVNATTVNATTLNGAISASQVPVFKASGSAHAPGAVPDPGATPGTTRFLREDGTWAVPAGGVSGSGFSGSTLAPNATADYNFMQGTGTTVVDATGNGNSGTLLAGTHAPAWVPNGLSFTSASPYQGVQLPAVLNNTQTFEFAVHIAPFPASNGLALSNQYPVILTSSLGGNGVNLLYAGSGPGSYTPGIYAGNAPRVTMNQTISGFHVLAFVLGTGSGNLDHVYIDGVEYPYVAQSASFGLQSGGSYFLGGSGISPYAGSGLLGTMYRARFFPTQLTPAQIQSDSLALTREVAARGVAVDPQPVLSSAPVMHIVGDSIACSWNGSQCSDSYSWSSQLTLLNQPTYTRTNWGIYGATIRGMEASEANRVARRCTTDAGQAVALLDAGVNDLLNGTPLQTFQYLTGEIQTLKRAGCRVFVGTMISSGGNSTAAGAPSMDAQKNAYNALILQQARSAGADGILDFAANPLLGADGANTSANFLADHVHPSAAGQQLMAAAASNALNYYFGYNEVNPHTVTALPYSMTAADGAVSLNGVTGAGNITLPDCTGQSGAVYRIGNPQSAYAITVSALNANQLINGIPFGTPVSVPANGSLALRDVPNPKTVSGCHWEM comes from the coding sequence ATGAGTTTCAGGCGAAAGGGATGGATGCTGGCAGCGCTTCTGCTGGCCCTCCTATGGATCACCGCGCTGTTTCCGGCAGCGGCGATCGCACAGGTTGTAACGACTGAAGTTACAGATACCGTCAATCGGGCTGACGGCAGGGCGGCTGGAGGTTCCGTGCTGGTAAGCTGGCCGGCCTTTACGACAGCGAGCGGTCAGGCCGTCGCCAGTGGAAGCACGTCGGCAACGCTGACAAGCGGGGGCGTCCTGGACCTCCGGCTTACGCCGAACGCGGGGGCGACACCGATCGGCACCTACTACACGGCCGTGTACCACCTCGACGATGGCAGCGTCAGCCGCGAGTACTGGGTGATTCCCGTGAGCCAGACGCCGGTGCATATCAGCACGATTCGCAGCACCATTCTTCCGACCTCGGTGGCCATGCAGACGGTCAGCAAGAGCTATGTGGATACGGCCATCGCGGCAGCCGTCGCCGGGGCTCCGCTCGACTCTTCCAATCCATACGTGCTCAGGAACGGCGACACGATGACCGGTCCGCTGACGCTCGCGGCCGATCCGGTAACGCCGTCGCAGGCTGCGACCAAGAGCTATGTGGATGCGAATGTCGCCGGCGTCACCAGCGGCCTTTCGCAGAAGGTAACGACCTTTCCTGCCGCCGGTCAGACCGTGGCGCAGCCTGCGGGATCGCAGCTCTCCGTCAACCGCGTCAACGGCGTGCAATATGCGAGCCAGTTCCAGACCGACCGCGGGGGCAACGGTATCGCCAACGCGCTGGCGGGGCCGGACTGTGCCGCGGGCTGCGACCTGAAGGCCGAGCAGAACTATGACTCCAGCGAGATCTACTATCCGTCGCAGTGGAGCAACGGCACGCACATCGAGGACCACCGTGGTGGCCAGCGACGCGACAGTTACCTGAACCCGGAGAGCGTCATGGCTCGCGGCGATGAGGCCGGGCAGGTCATCAGCGTTACCGCGACCCGCAACACGGCGGAGATCCACCAGGTCGACCAGACCCGGACGCCGACCTCGTCAGGGCTGGAGATCCTGCATCAGGCGCTGACGGGCGGCTCAAACCACTTTCCCCAGAACGTCGATCTGAGTCTGCCCTACTTCAAGACCAACTACACCGCGCTCGCCGTCAAGGGGATCTACAACACGCAGGGGCAGCACGTGCTCGCCCCCAAGGAAACCAACTGCTACGGCGTGGGAGACTGCCTTATCGGCTCACAGTTCATCAATGCCTTCGGCGGCTTTCGCGACAATGCCGACGAAGGCGCGCATCCGTTCGACCTGCAGATTCGCGAGGATTCGCGCGTCTTTATGGGAAGCTGCTCTTCCGGCTGCACAACGGGATCGACCTCGCTTCAGATCGCTCCAACGGCCAACAATGGTACGCAGGGCGACGGCCGCTATCTGATCGATACCAACCCTGCGAAGGTGCTTTCGGCAGGCGTATTGACCGGCGCCGGAGCTGCGGGACAGAACGCCTCGGCTGTCTTCAGCGGAACCAGCTTCCCGGTCAGCACCTTCTTCCAGACCGCAACAGTCATTCGTTCGCAGGCCGACGACATTGCTCCGGGAAACGTGGCCGTCGCGATTGCGACGACGGGTCTGCCAGCGGGCTACTCCGCCGATACGGCTGCAGCGCCCGCGTCGAGCGGTGTGGCCTGCGTCGCCGATCCGACCGCGATGGTCAACGGAATCGAGGGATTCGAGACGGCAGCCTACACGCTGGTCGATGGAACCCACATCCAGCTCTCGCTAAAGCGGGCGCACGTTGCGGGCGCAACCATCGCGATCGGGGGATTGTGCGGATATGGCCTGGAGCAGAAGGTGGACACCTCGAGCGGTATCCGCCAGGTCTTTCCCGTGATCGGTTCGTACTCGGCCACAGGGCTGTACTATGCCGGGGGAGCGACGCCCTTTGTCGGCGTGATGGGGCAGACTTCGGCCTTCGCCAATGTGTCACTCACCATTACCTCGGCGGTGCGCAGCGGCAGCACGGTTACCCTGACAACGGCCGGGAATCTTCCGGTCGACGTGAATGGGCTGACGATGACGGTTGCCGGAGCGACGGACAGCAGCTATAACGGCAGCTTCGTCGTCAGTTCGACGGCGCCCAACAAGGTGACTTATACGCAGTCCGGCCCGGACAGCAGCACCACGGGAGGCACACTCTCGCTGCTTACGGGCACCTATGCCCTCTATCCCATGGCGGAGGTGCTGAGCGTGATGAATCCATCGACGAAGACGGTCGATGGCCAGATGACACTGGCGGCGAACACTGTGGCGTGGGAGCCGAATGACTCTGTCGAGCAGCCGCACTACTACCAGGAGAAGGTGGGGGGCGATCTGGAAGCGATCTCGCAATACGTTCCGCGGCCGGGCGTCTACGCACAGGCGGGCATGCAGTACGAGGGCAACAACGGTCCGGGCCTGCGAGGCTGGATGATTAACAACGCGACGCCTCCGGCCAGCTACTACGGCAACGGCGGAACCCATTCGCTTCCGGACGCGGCCCTGGTGATGGCGGGACCATGGAAGCGCACGATGGTAGCGGACGCGGGAGAGCAGAGCGTCTTTACGATTCACTGCAACCTGCACGGCTGTAACCGGTGGAACTCGGCCTACAACCTGTTTGAGCTGTCCTCCTCGGCCTCGGTCGACACGATGAGCTTCAATCCATCGACCAGCGGCGTCGCCCTTAATCTGCGCGGAACGTCATACAGTTTTACGCCGCAGGGCTTTACGGCGGGGACGGTCAATGCGACTACAGTCAACGCGACTACATTGAACGGAGCCATCTCCGCCAGCCAGGTTCCCGTCTTCAAGGCCTCGGGGAGTGCGCATGCGCCGGGCGCGGTGCCCGATCCGGGAGCAACGCCGGGAACGACCCGTTTTCTGCGCGAGGACGGTACATGGGCTGTGCCTGCGGGCGGCGTCTCCGGCTCAGGATTCTCCGGATCGACGCTCGCGCCGAATGCAACCGCCGATTACAACTTTATGCAGGGGACCGGAACCACGGTCGTCGATGCGACGGGCAACGGAAACAGCGGCACGCTGCTGGCGGGGACGCATGCTCCTGCATGGGTTCCGAACGGCCTGAGCTTTACCTCGGCAAGCCCCTACCAGGGCGTACAACTGCCTGCGGTGTTGAACAATACGCAGACCTTTGAGTTTGCCGTGCACATCGCTCCGTTCCCGGCAAGCAACGGGTTGGCATTGTCGAATCAATACCCGGTGATCCTGACCAGCAGCCTTGGGGGAAACGGAGTGAACCTGCTCTATGCCGGTTCGGGGCCAGGCTCCTATACCCCGGGCATCTACGCCGGCAATGCGCCGCGGGTTACGATGAACCAGACGATCAGCGGCTTCCATGTTTTGGCCTTCGTTCTGGGAACGGGCAGCGGCAATCTGGACCATGTGTACATCGACGGCGTCGAGTACCCTTACGTGGCGCAGTCAGCCTCGTTCGGCCTGCAGAGTGGCGGCAGCTACTTCCTGGGCGGCAGTGGCATCTCTCCCTATGCGGGGAGCGGCCTGCTGGGCACGATGTACCGCGCTCGCTTCTTTCCGACGCAGCTGACGCCGGCGCAGATCCAGTCGGATTCGCTGGCGCTGACCCGCGAGGTTGCGGCGCGCGGCGTTGCGGTCGATCCGCAGCCGGTGCTGAGCAGCGCGCCGGTGATGCACATCGTTGGCGACTCGATCGCATGCTCGTGGAACGGCTCGCAGTGCAGCGACTCGTACTCGTGGTCGTCGCAGCTTACGCTGCTCAACCAGCCCACGTATACGCGCACCAACTGGGGCATCTACGGCGCGACGATCCGCGGAATGGAAGCGTCGGAGGCCAACCGCGTCGCGCGCCGGTGCACGACGGACGCCGGGCAGGCGGTAGCGCTGCTCGACGCCGGGGTCAACGACCTGTTGAATGGAACGCCCTTGCAGACCTTCCAGTACCTTACGGGCGAGATTCAGACGCTGAAGCGGGCTGGATGCAGAGTCTTCGTAGGTACGATGATCTCGAGCGGCGGTAACAGCACGGCTGCAGGCGCGCCCAGCATGGACGCGCAGAAAAACGCATACAACGCTCTGATCCTGCAGCAGGCACGCAGCGCCGGGGCCGACGGCATCCTGGACTTTGCCGCCAACCCGCTGCTCGGCGCCGATGGAGCCAATACCAGCGCGAACTTCCTGGCAGACCACGTTCATCCCAGTGCGGCGGGCCAGCAACTGATGGCGGCGGCGGCAAGCAACGCGCTCAACTACTACTTCGGATACAACGAGGTGAATCCGCATACCGTGACCGCGCTGCCTTACAGCATGACGGCGGCCGACGGAGCGGTCTCGCTGAACGGTGTGACCGGCGCAGGCAACATCACGCTGCCCGACTGCACCGGGCAGAGCGGCGCGGTGTACCGCATCGGCAATCCGCAGTCGGCGTACGCCATTACGGTCTCGGCGCTGAATGCGAACCAGCTGATCAACGGCATTCCGTTCGGAACTCCGGTAAGTGTGCCGGCGAACGGATCGCTCGCGCTGCGGGATGTTCCCAACCCGAAGACGGTCAGCGGCTGTCATTGGGAGATGTAG